The DNA segment CTCCGAGCGGGAGTTATAAAAAGAGCTGCAGGGACTACTATGTGGACGGCAACAGGCTCTACGCCAAATGTGAGAAGAAGAACGGAAGGTGGAATGACTCCTCCATCAATTATAAGAATTGCAACAAAGATATATGGAACGATAACGGAGTGCTCACCTGCGGCAACAAAGAAAATACGAATCTGCCGAAGGGAAGCTACAAGAAAACTTGCAAGGATCTTTATGTTGACGGCAACATACTGGAAGCCCGGTGCTTGAATAAAAACGACAAGTATTCCCATACGAGCATCAATTACAAGAAGTGCAATAAAGGTATTTGGAACGACAGCGGGAAGCTGAGGTGTAACTAATCACGGCTCTTTCCGAATTCATTTCAGCTTGCGCCGACTGGAGCCTTATCAATTATCCGTATTCTCACCGGCGAGGATAAGGTCTTTGAGGGTTAAATCTCCGAGCGCCTGGTTGATTGCGTTATCCACTTTTCCGCTTATCAGGTCTACTTCCGGCATGGAGAGGTACTTCTTTTCTACAACGTCGGTCTGGTAATTAGTTCTAGTGGAGTCGATAATTTCTTTGAGTGTTATCTTCTCTATGGCTCTCGCCGGAACCAGGCATGGCGGGTCATCCCCGGTCTCTATAATCAGTTTATTATTGGCAAGCTCATCTACCGCTTCTTCGACCGGGTCGTGAGGAAGGCGCAGATGCTCAGTCAGGGAGTCAAGACTCCAGCGCTGCAAGTCAAAGTAAAAATTGTAGCCCACCTGATGCATTATTATTAAGGACAGCTTTTCCTTGAGTTTCGTGCTCAGCGTGAACACTTCCTTTTTGACGGTCAGAAACTTTAGGTTTTGGTAGCAGAATGAAATCTGAGCCCCGATAAGTAGTATAAGCCAGTTTAGATAGAGCCAGATCATGAAAATTATAAGAACCGCCAGGCTCGAGTATATGGCCGCGTACTTTGTCGAGGACGCGACGGATATTGTAAATATCCAGCTCGCTGCGTGCCATGCCACAGCCGCTATTGCCCCGCCTATAGCGGCTGACTTATAATTCACCTTGGTGTTCGGGATAATCACATAGATGAAAGTGAACACCAGAAATATTATTACAAACGGCATTATTTTCCCGACTATAAAAACGATCGTGCCGAGCGGCTCTACGGCCAGAATTTTGTTAACCACGGTGTTGCTGGTCAACGATGCCGTGAGTCCCAGGGCCGCGAACATGAGAACAGGGCCTATCAGTAGTGTCGCTATGTAGTCGCTGAACCTTCGGGCAAGGCTTCTGCCTTTCTTGATTTTCCATATCACGTTCAGTGAATCCTCGATTTTTTTGATAACCGATATCGACGTATAGATGAGCATTATGAGGCCGACCACACCGAGGACGCCGAAATTTATCTTCCCGATGAATTCCATTATTCTGGTTGTTATCTCTATGCCTTTTTCGCCCAGGGGCTGGAGGAAGTTTGCGAGAAAGGGCTCTAGCTGATTGTCCACGACCCCGAACGCCTTAAGTATCGAGATACTGAACGCGAGAAGCGGAACAAGCGATAGAAGCGTAGTATATACGAGGCTCATCGCCCTTAACGTGAGCTCATTTTCGGTATATTCACGAAAGGTTACGTAAACCAGCCTTATGAAATTTACGAGCGTGGATCTGCTTCTGTTAAGTGAAGCCGTGTCGATTCGCCATAGCTGGCGGGAAAAAAAATAATTAATTTTTTTAACCAGTTCCGACATTTCTACCTTCAATTATACTATCATTTCTGGATGAAATTTAAAATCCGCTTGAACCGGCTGCGGGTTTTTAACTTTTAAAAAGCATACCTTATAAACGTAAGTATCAGGCGACTATTAATGTCCTTTTGTCTGTTAATAATGAATAGAGGCAGGGGCGCGGAGCTGTATTGAGGTGTAACATAAGCATTGCTGCTTAACTAGTCCAGATCAAAGCAGATTTTCTTAAAATTGCATGATTCGCAAATCCTGTCGTCGTCGGTTCTCGGGAAATCCGTCATAACGGCAACGTTTTCATTTGGCTCGGCGAGGTAGCTCTTCATCTCGGCTATGCTGTTATTTATGTAACCCATGCCGTCCCGGAGCTCATCAACACTGAACCGGTGCGTTAAAGGCCTGTCTCCGAGCAGGTTGTATTCGATGAGGGAGATTTGCTCAAGCGGTACTTCAAGCTCCTCGTTGGCGAAAATCGTGTACACCTGAAATTGGAGCTTTTCGCCCTCGCCCGAGCCGGTTTTCCAATCCACTATTTCTACTCGGTCCTCGATTTCATAAGCCAGGTCCAGTTTTACAAAGATTATTTCCGGACTGAACGAAAGTGAGGCCGCCGTCATGCTTTCCACTGATAATATTTTCTCTTTCGGCAGATTTTTTACTCGATCGAGTACTTCCGACCGGTAGAAGCTCTCCAGGCATAAGACCACTTCATCATGTATCTTTTTCCAAATCTCATCTGGAGTTTCGGTATTATACTCATGCTCGAACAGGGCTGTCTCGTTCCTGAGACTGCCGTCCTTCTGCCGGTAAAGTCCGTCTCTTGAGGACCTGAACCCCTTTCTCATAAGCTCCGTTGCTCTTTCTATCGATTTTGCAAGGGGGGCGAGATTGCCTGTACTGACAAGCTCCTTTAGTATTCTCTCGATTTCGTGATGGACCATGGAGCCTTTCCACTGCCACCTGTTCTGCAGGTTTTTTAATACGTAAAGTGTTCGGGTGACCCTATCCGCCTTATCCCTTTCCCACCCACCCCACGAGCCGTAGTAATTATAGTAGTACGCCCTTTTGCACTCTTTAAATAGAGCCTGGCGGGAGTTTGACCAGCTGAATTCATTTTTAAAGTCCGCCATATATTTCCCCCCTCAGGTCAGAGCCAGCTCCATAGTGAGCATTTCAGGGTGCTCTGTTGAAGGATTCAGGGCCGGATTCCGGCCGCGCAGTCTAAATCCGAATTTCCCGTATAAAGCGAGCGCCGACTCGTTATTGCCGTTCACATCGAGCAGGACGCTCTTGCAATTTCTCTTCTTTGCCGTGTTTACCGCCTTCCTCAGAAGTAAAGACCCTATGCCCTTGCCCCTGTGTTTTTCATCTACCGCGAGCACGCTCACGTAAAATTCATCTTCCTCCACGTCAGGTGTGTAGGCGCCGTGAAGTATATTTGACGTAAGGGTCATATAGCTCGCGAACTCGCTCAGACGAAGGGTAAACAGCAACTTGAGCAAAGTTTTAAACTCCCGTTTTCCTTTACCGGTATAGCCTATCATTAGACCCGTGATCCCCTCCTCCGATACGGAGACATAGATGTTCTCGTGTCCCAGAAAATTATTCCCCGCCTTAATGAGACCTCTGACTG comes from the Deltaproteobacteria bacterium genome and includes:
- a CDS encoding YihY/virulence factor BrkB family protein, translated to MSELVKKINYFFSRQLWRIDTASLNRSRSTLVNFIRLVYVTFREYTENELTLRAMSLVYTTLLSLVPLLAFSISILKAFGVVDNQLEPFLANFLQPLGEKGIEITTRIMEFIGKINFGVLGVVGLIMLIYTSISVIKKIEDSLNVIWKIKKGRSLARRFSDYIATLLIGPVLMFAALGLTASLTSNTVVNKILAVEPLGTIVFIVGKIMPFVIIFLVFTFIYVIIPNTKVNYKSAAIGGAIAAVAWHAASWIFTISVASSTKYAAIYSSLAVLIIFMIWLYLNWLILLIGAQISFCYQNLKFLTVKKEVFTLSTKLKEKLSLIIMHQVGYNFYFDLQRWSLDSLTEHLRLPHDPVEEAVDELANNKLIIETGDDPPCLVPARAIEKITLKEIIDSTRTNYQTDVVEKKYLSMPEVDLISGKVDNAINQALGDLTLKDLILAGENTDN
- a CDS encoding PD-(D/E)XK nuclease family protein, which encodes MADFKNEFSWSNSRQALFKECKRAYYYNYYGSWGGWERDKADRVTRTLYVLKNLQNRWQWKGSMVHHEIERILKELVSTGNLAPLAKSIERATELMRKGFRSSRDGLYRQKDGSLRNETALFEHEYNTETPDEIWKKIHDEVVLCLESFYRSEVLDRVKNLPKEKILSVESMTAASLSFSPEIIFVKLDLAYEIEDRVEIVDWKTGSGEGEKLQFQVYTIFANEELEVPLEQISLIEYNLLGDRPLTHRFSVDELRDGMGYINNSIAEMKSYLAEPNENVAVMTDFPRTDDDRICESCNFKKICFDLD
- a CDS encoding GNAT family N-acetyltransferase, which translates into the protein MEIRKFDLTIHDIDRITDLILSADAEAAKSGRSPGPAKTVRGLIKAGNNFLGHENIYVSVSEEGITGLMIGYTGKGKREFKTLLKLLFTLRLSEFASYMTLTSNILHGAYTPDVEEDEFYVSVLAVDEKHRGKGIGSLLLRKAVNTAKKRNCKSVLLDVNGNNESALALYGKFGFRLRGRNPALNPSTEHPEMLTMELALT